A window of the Deinococcus gobiensis I-0 genome harbors these coding sequences:
- a CDS encoding polysaccharide deacetylase family protein has product MMPLPRRLSSLPRRRAGQFGLALLAPLLAEVLGRSAGWGALGAGDGHAPQVALTFDDGPSPRTPALLETLARHGAQATFFVTEPAVRAYPAQLAAIRAAGHQIEAHGRWHRPALLLPPWQEWAQIAWRPPGGGRLYRPPYGGHSPFTRPFAALLGRQVALWDAESRDWTVPAWTPATGAHAAQALARRTLAQVRPGSVVLLHDGPAVTPALLAGLLTGLETRGLRAVRADALPLRRITLRSGLRRLRRSYGG; this is encoded by the coding sequence ATGATGCCTCTGCCGCGCCGCCTGTCTTCTCTCCCCCGCCGCCGGGCCGGGCAATTCGGCCTGGCGCTGCTGGCCCCGCTGCTGGCCGAGGTGCTGGGGCGTTCGGCCGGGTGGGGGGCGCTGGGGGCCGGCGACGGGCACGCGCCCCAGGTCGCCCTAACCTTCGACGACGGGCCCTCGCCCCGCACGCCCGCCCTGCTGGAGACGCTCGCCCGGCACGGCGCGCAGGCGACCTTCTTCGTCACCGAGCCGGCGGTGCGGGCCTACCCGGCGCAGCTCGCGGCCATCCGGGCGGCCGGGCACCAGATCGAGGCCCACGGCCGCTGGCATCGCCCGGCCCTGCTGTTGCCTCCGTGGCAGGAATGGGCACAGATCGCGTGGCGGCCCCCCGGCGGCGGCCGGCTGTACCGCCCGCCCTACGGGGGCCACAGTCCCTTCACGCGGCCCTTCGCGGCCCTGCTGGGGCGGCAGGTCGCGCTGTGGGACGCCGAGAGCCGCGACTGGACTGTCCCCGCCTGGACCCCGGCCACCGGTGCCCACGCCGCCCAGGCCCTCGCCCGGCGCACGCTGGCCCAGGTGCGCCCCGGCAGCGTGGTGCTGCTGCACGACGGCCCGGCGGTGACGCCCGCGCTGCTGGCCGGACTCCTGACCGGCCTGGAGACGCGCGGGCTGCGGGCCGTGCGGGCCGACGCGCTGCCCCTGCGCCGGATCACGCTGCGCTCCGGCCTGCGCCGACTGCGCCGCAGCTACGGGGGCTAG
- the trhA gene encoding PAQR family membrane homeostasis protein TrhA, translating into MRRLLSAPREPVNALTHWGGVAGALLVLGPLLGWASARGLALWPFIVFGVSMALLYGASASYHSFRPGDRGMLWLRKFDHASIFLLIAGTYTPMVYFGLSGGWRVGVLALVWGVALAGIALKLLTMRLPRWVSTALYLALGWLSVALLPAFVRSLPVGAVIWLAVGGVLYTAGAVVYGTKRWNPKPGFFGFHEIWHLFVLGGTAAHVVMMFNLR; encoded by the coding sequence ATGCGCCGCCTCCTGAGCGCCCCGCGCGAGCCGGTCAACGCCCTGACCCACTGGGGCGGGGTGGCCGGCGCGCTGCTCGTGCTGGGGCCGCTGCTGGGCTGGGCCTCGGCGCGGGGGCTGGCGCTGTGGCCCTTCATCGTGTTCGGGGTGAGCATGGCGCTGCTGTACGGCGCGTCGGCCAGCTACCACTCGTTCCGGCCGGGCGACCGGGGGATGCTGTGGCTGCGCAAATTCGACCATGCGAGCATCTTCCTGCTCATCGCCGGGACGTACACGCCGATGGTGTATTTCGGTCTGAGCGGCGGCTGGCGCGTGGGCGTGCTGGCGCTGGTGTGGGGCGTGGCCCTGGCGGGTATCGCCCTGAAACTGCTGACGATGCGGCTGCCGCGTTGGGTCAGCACCGCGCTGTATCTGGCGCTGGGCTGGCTCTCGGTGGCGCTGCTACCCGCCTTCGTGCGGTCGCTGCCGGTGGGCGCAGTGATCTGGCTCGCGGTCGGGGGCGTGCTGTACACCGCCGGGGCCGTCGTCTACGGCACCAAACGCTGGAACCCGAAACCCGGTTTTTTCGGCTTCCACGAGATCTGGCACCTGTTCGTGCTGGGCGGCACGGCCGCGCACGTCGTCATGATGTTCAACCTGCGCTGA
- the guaB gene encoding IMP dehydrogenase — MTVSSPTMPVPRTDHDQAQQDRYGYKFGQEGITFDDVLLQPRHSQVLPHEVSIETQLTRRVRLNVPFVSAAMDTVTETKMAVAMAREGGIGVIHKNMPVDAQAEMVRKVKRSESGMIVDPITLPPHATVAEADRLMGEYRISGVPITDPQGKLLGIITNRDMRFIDDQSVPVEGVMTREHLVTVPVGTTLDEAQEIFKRHRIEKLLVTDVDGFLRGLITIKDLSKRIKYPRAAKDALGRLRVAAAIGVSADLMDRAGALVAAGADVLVLDSAHGHSQGILQALSRVKEAFDVDVIAGNVATRAGARDLILAGADAVKVGIGPGSICTTRVVTGVGVPQITAIFEASAAAMEAGIPVVADGGIKQTGDVPKAIAAGASVVMMGSMLAGTDEAPGETILRDGRRYKSYRGMGSLGAMDQGSADRYFQGGSRKFVPEGIEGIVAYKGTAGEVLYQFAGGLRSSMGYCGAPDLTTLRDTAQFVRITGASLIESHPHGVTITKEAPNYGGR; from the coding sequence ATGACCGTCTCTTCCCCGACCATGCCGGTGCCGCGCACCGACCACGACCAGGCGCAACAGGACCGTTACGGCTACAAGTTCGGCCAGGAAGGCATCACCTTCGACGACGTGCTGCTGCAACCCCGGCACTCGCAGGTGCTGCCGCACGAGGTGAGCATCGAGACCCAGCTCACCCGCCGCGTGCGTCTGAACGTGCCCTTCGTGTCGGCAGCGATGGATACCGTCACCGAGACCAAGATGGCCGTGGCGATGGCGCGCGAGGGCGGGATCGGCGTGATCCACAAGAACATGCCGGTGGACGCCCAGGCCGAGATGGTCCGCAAGGTCAAGCGCAGCGAGAGCGGCATGATCGTGGACCCCATCACGCTGCCGCCCCACGCCACGGTGGCCGAGGCCGACCGCCTGATGGGCGAGTACCGCATCAGCGGCGTGCCGATCACCGACCCGCAGGGCAAGCTGCTGGGCATCATCACCAACCGCGACATGCGCTTCATCGACGACCAGTCCGTGCCGGTAGAAGGCGTGATGACCCGTGAGCACCTCGTGACCGTGCCGGTGGGCACCACGCTCGACGAGGCGCAGGAGATCTTCAAGCGCCACCGCATCGAGAAGCTGCTGGTGACCGATGTGGACGGCTTCCTGCGTGGCCTGATCACCATCAAGGACCTCTCCAAGCGCATCAAGTACCCGCGCGCCGCCAAGGACGCCCTGGGCCGCCTGCGTGTGGCCGCCGCCATCGGCGTGTCGGCCGACCTGATGGACCGTGCCGGGGCGCTCGTCGCGGCAGGGGCCGACGTGCTCGTGCTCGACTCGGCGCACGGCCACAGCCAGGGCATCCTCCAGGCGCTGAGCCGGGTCAAGGAAGCTTTCGACGTGGACGTGATCGCGGGCAACGTGGCGACGCGGGCCGGGGCGCGCGACCTGATCCTGGCGGGCGCGGACGCCGTGAAGGTGGGCATCGGGCCGGGCAGCATCTGCACGACGCGCGTGGTGACGGGCGTGGGCGTGCCGCAGATCACGGCGATTTTCGAGGCGAGCGCCGCCGCGATGGAGGCGGGCATTCCGGTGGTCGCCGACGGCGGCATCAAGCAGACGGGCGACGTGCCCAAGGCCATCGCGGCGGGCGCCAGCGTGGTCATGATGGGCAGCATGCTGGCCGGCACCGACGAGGCCCCCGGCGAGACCATCCTGCGCGACGGCCGCCGCTACAAGTCCTACCGGGGTATGGGCAGCCTGGGCGCGATGGACCAGGGCAGCGCCGACCGCTACTTTCAGGGGGGCAGCCGCAAGTTCGTGCCCGAGGGCATCGAGGGCATCGTGGCCTACAAGGGCACGGCCGGCGAGGTGCTGTACCAGTTCGCGGGCGGCCTGCGCAGCTCGATGGGCTACTGCGGCGCGCCGGACCTGACGACCCTGCGCGACACGGCCCAGTTCGTACGCATCACGGGGGCGAGCCTCATCGAGAGCCACCCGCACGGCGTGACGATCACCAAGGAAGCCCCCAACTACGGCGGGCGCTGA
- a CDS encoding redox-sensing transcriptional repressor Rex — translation MADIPTAAISRLVTYLRILETLEAQEIDRTSSSDLAERAGVTAFQVRKDLAYFGRFGTRGMGYTVPLLKRELVRVLGLNQTWNVVIVGMGRLGQAIANYPGASDYRFQYVGLFDVAPELMGREVRGLNIRHMDTLRDFVAAQAQGQQRVDMGFVAVPPDRAQDAAQALVDAGVRGILNFAPIVLQPRTSEMSGQQEIGDEWRGVIVENVDFLAGMKRLAFYILNPHLRVTDTEENE, via the coding sequence ATGGCAGACATTCCGACTGCGGCGATTAGCCGCCTGGTGACCTACCTGCGCATTCTGGAAACCCTGGAAGCGCAGGAGATCGACCGAACGAGCAGCAGTGACCTCGCCGAACGCGCGGGTGTCACTGCTTTTCAGGTACGCAAGGATCTCGCCTATTTCGGGCGTTTCGGGACGCGCGGCATGGGATACACCGTACCGCTCCTCAAGCGCGAACTCGTGCGCGTGCTGGGCCTCAATCAGACCTGGAACGTGGTGATCGTGGGGATGGGCCGGCTGGGTCAGGCCATCGCCAACTACCCCGGGGCCAGCGATTACCGCTTCCAGTACGTGGGGCTGTTCGACGTGGCCCCCGAGCTCATGGGCCGCGAGGTGCGGGGCCTGAACATCCGGCATATGGATACGCTCCGGGACTTCGTGGCTGCCCAGGCCCAGGGGCAGCAGCGGGTGGACATGGGTTTCGTGGCGGTGCCGCCCGACCGCGCGCAGGACGCGGCGCAGGCCCTGGTCGATGCGGGGGTGCGCGGCATCCTGAATTTCGCCCCCATCGTCCTTCAGCCCCGCACCTCAGAGATGAGCGGTCAGCAAGAAATTGGTGATGAGTGGCGTGGTGTGATTGTGGAGAACGTGGACTTTCTGGCCGGGATGAAACGCCTGGCGTTCTACATCCTCAATCCCCATCTCAGAGTCACCGACACGGAGGAGAACGAATGA
- a CDS encoding SPOR domain-containing protein yields MTRLKARSGGPRRWPDMMIGVLVLALLGGFGALLLEQRPRPVAQVPVTAEPSTTVVIPASPGTVSEVPTPQTTTTPQTTSNQTTGQTTAQTGTDQSGQTTTGQTQTAQTQTAQTQTDPSSATPAQTQTAPSTQTATQPQTSTATDQSGQTTTGQGAAGQTATGQTATTVPQTTDNGTAAATEIPPVPATPPVGPLTTLPLPENAQPVQPSVSTETAQPQTQTSVAPRAGGAVAASAQRTPLRSDYRISLGSFSSERTVRTQTAGVSGLGYTVYPIDIGSGYVAQVGPFADEATARQALADIQRAAPGALLYRPRERAAQTEADRVSTPATDGDTSAQAAPDSQGAAQASSQETATPATQEAAPSGPRYLQVGAFDREESAQRLVGMLRDAGFAPTVSAPPEGKVTVLVGPYSGDALLRAEGRLDSAGMDHFRVR; encoded by the coding sequence ATGACCAGACTCAAAGCCCGTTCCGGTGGCCCGCGCCGCTGGCCTGACATGATGATCGGCGTGCTCGTGCTCGCGCTGCTGGGCGGATTCGGCGCCCTGCTCCTCGAGCAGCGGCCCCGGCCCGTGGCCCAGGTTCCGGTGACGGCCGAGCCGTCGACCACCGTCGTAATTCCCGCTTCGCCCGGCACCGTCTCCGAAGTGCCTACGCCCCAGACCACCACGACCCCCCAGACGACCTCGAACCAGACCACCGGTCAGACGACTGCGCAGACAGGAACGGATCAGTCGGGCCAGACTACGACCGGCCAGACCCAGACCGCGCAGACCCAGACGGCCCAGACGCAGACGGACCCGTCCTCGGCCACCCCGGCCCAGACCCAGACGGCGCCGAGCACCCAGACCGCGACGCAGCCGCAGACTTCCACGGCGACGGATCAGTCGGGCCAGACCACGACCGGCCAGGGTGCGGCGGGCCAGACCGCCACCGGCCAGACGGCGACGACCGTCCCCCAGACGACCGACAACGGCACGGCCGCCGCCACCGAGATCCCCCCGGTGCCCGCCACGCCGCCCGTGGGGCCGCTGACCACGCTGCCTCTGCCCGAGAACGCCCAGCCGGTGCAGCCCTCCGTGAGCACCGAGACCGCCCAGCCTCAGACCCAGACCAGCGTCGCGCCCCGGGCGGGCGGGGCTGTGGCCGCCAGTGCCCAGCGCACGCCGCTGCGCAGCGATTACCGCATCAGCCTGGGCAGCTTCAGCAGCGAGCGCACGGTGCGCACCCAGACGGCCGGTGTGTCGGGGCTGGGCTACACGGTGTACCCCATCGACATCGGCAGCGGGTACGTCGCGCAGGTCGGCCCCTTCGCCGACGAGGCGACGGCGCGTCAGGCCCTGGCCGACATCCAGCGGGCCGCCCCCGGCGCGCTGCTCTACCGTCCCCGCGAGCGCGCCGCCCAGACCGAGGCCGACCGCGTGAGCACTCCGGCGACGGACGGCGACACGTCGGCCCAGGCGGCCCCGGACAGTCAGGGCGCGGCGCAGGCGTCCAGTCAGGAGACGGCCACGCCCGCCACGCAGGAGGCGGCCCCCAGCGGCCCGCGCTATCTCCAGGTCGGGGCCTTCGACCGCGAGGAAAGCGCCCAGCGCCTCGTCGGGATGCTGCGCGACGCCGGCTTCGCCCCCACCGTGAGCGCGCCGCCCGAGGGCAAGGTGACGGTGCTGGTCGGGCCGTACAGCGGCGACGCCCTGCTGCGCGCCGAGGGCCGCCTCGACAGCGCGGGGATGGACCACTTCCGTGTACGTTAA
- a CDS encoding tetratricopeptide repeat protein — translation MQSVSRIPVRLAALLSVALACGPASAQSLVETVTTTSIQNTLNTSALPGTLAVPAIPQAQQEQSVQGQAATTSAQTSAQATPATSTAAGTPAVTVTPLSAAQQTALTSAQSDFTAGRYAQARAGFEALVAQNYSNPAPHFGLALTLLAQKDDKGAAFEFTQFQVLSPASYEGPYNLGVLASRAGRFDDALKFYQDAAALARTANNAQAQALALEAVAGEQTRRADFASLSTTLTDLAALQPGNGDVQFRLAQARTLAGQGVAALPGLYALLQREPGRVDAASLLADIYVAQGLPERALRELGAAVGRVANGTARSALLLQQAGILATTGDLRAAIFAARDARTADTRNVAAYVREGQLRLQNKDRAGALSAYQAAVQLAPKDAAARTSLAALRLDLGQTAQATQDAALALTLSPDTATRARAQFVQGVGLYRQGQYARARTLLASSAAATPSAETSLWLGLSSYALKDYKGAVSALQASVQASPSAEARRNLASALLADARYTEAEAVARGLVTDSPKDAEAWYLLGLSQRSQRRDGEARQSLRTAANLGNVRAREALK, via the coding sequence ATGCAATCCGTTTCCAGAATCCCTGTCCGCCTCGCCGCGCTGCTGAGCGTGGCCCTCGCCTGCGGCCCGGCCTCGGCCCAGTCCCTGGTCGAGACGGTCACGACCACCAGCATCCAGAACACGCTGAACACTTCGGCCCTGCCCGGCACGCTCGCCGTGCCTGCCATCCCGCAGGCCCAGCAGGAACAGTCCGTACAGGGGCAGGCGGCGACCACATCGGCGCAGACCTCGGCGCAGGCGACGCCGGCAACTTCCACCGCCGCTGGCACCCCGGCCGTCACCGTCACGCCCCTGAGCGCCGCGCAGCAGACCGCCCTCACGTCGGCACAGAGCGACTTCACGGCCGGGCGCTACGCCCAGGCGCGTGCGGGCTTCGAGGCGCTCGTGGCGCAGAACTACAGCAACCCCGCGCCGCACTTCGGCCTCGCGCTGACATTGCTGGCGCAGAAGGACGACAAGGGCGCGGCCTTCGAGTTCACGCAGTTCCAGGTGCTGTCGCCGGCCAGTTACGAGGGCCCCTACAACCTCGGGGTGCTCGCCAGCCGGGCGGGGCGCTTCGACGACGCCCTGAAGTTCTACCAGGACGCCGCTGCGCTGGCCCGCACCGCGAACAACGCGCAGGCGCAGGCCCTCGCCCTGGAGGCGGTGGCGGGCGAGCAGACCCGGCGCGCCGATTTCGCGTCCCTGAGCACCACCCTGACCGACCTCGCCGCCCTGCAACCCGGAAACGGCGACGTGCAGTTCCGGCTGGCGCAGGCGCGCACCCTGGCCGGCCAGGGGGTCGCGGCGCTGCCGGGCCTGTACGCCCTGCTGCAACGCGAGCCGGGCCGGGTGGACGCGGCCTCGCTGCTGGCCGACATCTACGTGGCTCAGGGCCTGCCCGAACGCGCGCTGCGCGAACTGGGCGCCGCCGTAGGCCGGGTCGCCAACGGCACGGCCCGCTCGGCGCTGCTGCTGCAACAGGCGGGCATCCTGGCGACCACGGGCGACCTGCGCGCGGCCATCTTCGCGGCCCGCGACGCCCGCACCGCCGACACGCGCAACGTGGCCGCCTATGTGCGCGAGGGCCAGCTGCGCCTCCAGAACAAGGACCGCGCCGGGGCGCTGAGCGCCTATCAGGCGGCGGTGCAGCTCGCCCCCAAGGACGCGGCCGCGCGCACCAGCCTCGCCGCGCTGCGCCTGGACCTGGGCCAGACGGCGCAGGCCACGCAGGACGCCGCACTGGCCCTGACCCTCAGCCCCGATACGGCCACACGCGCCCGCGCCCAGTTCGTGCAGGGGGTGGGCCTGTACCGCCAGGGGCAGTATGCCCGCGCCCGCACCCTGCTGGCCTCCAGCGCCGCAGCCACCCCCAGCGCCGAGACCTCGCTGTGGCTGGGCCTGAGCAGCTACGCCCTGAAGGACTACAAGGGCGCCGTGAGCGCCCTCCAGGCCAGCGTGCAGGCGTCTCCCTCGGCCGAGGCCCGGCGCAACCTCGCCTCGGCGCTGCTGGCCGACGCCCGCTACACTGAGGCCGAGGCCGTCGCGCGCGGTCTGGTCACCGACAGCCCCAAGGACGCCGAGGCGTGGTATCTGCTCGGCCTTTCTCAGCGTTCTCAGCGCCGTGACGGGGAGGCACGGCAGTCCCTGCGCACGGCGGCGAATCTTGGTAATGTCCGGGCCAGGGAGGCCCTGAAATGA
- the rlmN gene encoding 23S rRNA (adenine(2503)-C(2))-methyltransferase RlmN — MRLLLDLHPDDYPLEGYRRRQLLDWVFGQGVGSFAAMANLPAELRAELERDYLLNPFREIETVRSTDGSVKYLFTLQDGRQMEAVYMPYLDRKTICVSTMVGCPAKCAFCATGAMGFGRNLTPGEVVGQILAVAGGEGLAPRELRNLVFMGMGEPLLNYEHTMNAARILLHPLALGMSKRRITLSTVGLAKGIRRLAAEDDLGLKLAISLHAPDEETRQRIIPTGAANGISEIMAAAREYQAVTGRRLTFEYSMLRGVNDHPWQAELLADLLSGLVSHVNLIPMNPWDGSGFESSTEAEIQAFYDALEARGVDVSVRRSRGKDAGAACGQLALKRPNAARGEARFGAA, encoded by the coding sequence ATGCGCCTGCTCCTTGACCTGCACCCCGACGACTATCCGCTGGAGGGCTACCGGCGACGGCAGCTCCTGGACTGGGTGTTCGGGCAAGGCGTCGGCAGCTTCGCGGCGATGGCGAACCTGCCGGCCGAGCTGCGCGCCGAGCTGGAACGGGACTATCTCCTGAATCCCTTCCGCGAGATCGAGACGGTCCGCAGTACCGACGGCAGTGTCAAGTACCTGTTCACGTTGCAGGACGGCCGTCAGATGGAGGCGGTCTACATGCCCTACCTCGACCGCAAGACCATCTGCGTCTCGACGATGGTGGGCTGCCCGGCCAAGTGCGCCTTCTGCGCGACCGGGGCGATGGGCTTCGGGCGCAACCTGACCCCCGGCGAGGTCGTGGGCCAGATCCTGGCGGTGGCGGGCGGCGAGGGCCTCGCGCCGCGCGAACTGCGCAACCTGGTGTTCATGGGCATGGGCGAGCCGCTGCTGAACTACGAGCACACCATGAACGCCGCGCGCATCCTGCTGCACCCCCTGGCCCTGGGCATGAGCAAGCGCCGCATCACCCTCAGCACGGTGGGCCTCGCCAAGGGTATCCGGCGGCTGGCGGCCGAGGACGACCTGGGCCTCAAGCTGGCGATCAGCCTGCATGCCCCCGACGAGGAGACCCGCCAGCGCATCATTCCGACCGGCGCGGCCAACGGCATCAGCGAGATCATGGCGGCGGCGCGCGAGTACCAGGCCGTCACGGGCCGGCGGCTCACCTTCGAGTACTCGATGCTGCGCGGCGTGAACGACCACCCCTGGCAGGCGGAGCTGCTGGCCGACCTGCTGAGCGGGCTGGTCAGCCACGTCAACCTCATTCCCATGAACCCCTGGGACGGCAGCGGCTTCGAGAGCAGCACCGAGGCCGAGATCCAGGCCTTCTACGACGCGCTCGAAGCGCGCGGGGTGGACGTGAGCGTGCGCCGGTCGCGCGGCAAGGACGCCGGGGCGGCATGCGGGCAGCTGGCCCTCAAGCGTCCCAACGCGGCGCGCGGCGAGGCGCGCTTCGGCGCCGCCTGA
- a CDS encoding AI-2E family transporter → MNAKPLPPNRTVPQYLALLWNRPYIRLPFYLALLWLAWSLLGRMSNVVAVIGMAYGLSYLVNPLLTWLQKRGLGRPWGTLLLVLLFLGVMGVLFWTLASQISAFISGLPVLLNRLPSLLEKAFKDHSEVPGIAQMQGRLTEYVRNQVAEINSNVGPILAGALNPNSDIFSRVGRFLGWLGQGVIVLTLGVFFMLDHARPGRMLLGLLPRHWQPTAKQLSDDVSRSFGTYLRGQLLTSLATAVVAALGLLLLNVPNALALGLLTGLLNLVPAVGMVLAAVPVILQALPQGSTTVLLVCGLYFILNQLAWNVIAPTIMGRTSTLKPAGILVAVLTGATLAGFLGAFLAIPAALLLQLWVSRYWLGSPAQRGARPAPAEPDHFWPADEPPDDTETKAENDRDRPSGDRADPASDQAPSLRR, encoded by the coding sequence GTGAACGCCAAGCCCCTGCCCCCCAACCGTACCGTGCCGCAGTACCTGGCCCTGCTGTGGAACCGGCCCTATATCCGGCTGCCTTTCTATCTGGCCCTGCTGTGGCTGGCCTGGTCGCTGCTGGGCCGCATGTCCAACGTGGTCGCCGTGATCGGCATGGCCTACGGCCTGTCGTATCTGGTCAACCCCCTGCTGACCTGGCTCCAGAAGCGGGGCCTGGGGCGGCCCTGGGGCACCCTGCTGCTCGTGCTGCTGTTCCTGGGGGTCATGGGGGTGCTGTTCTGGACCCTGGCCTCGCAGATCAGCGCCTTCATCTCGGGCCTGCCGGTGCTGCTCAACCGCCTGCCCTCGCTGCTCGAAAAGGCCTTCAAGGACCACAGCGAGGTGCCCGGCATCGCCCAGATGCAGGGCCGCCTCACCGAGTACGTACGCAACCAGGTGGCCGAGATCAACAGCAACGTCGGGCCGATCCTGGCCGGGGCGCTCAACCCCAACTCGGACATCTTCAGCCGGGTGGGCCGCTTCCTGGGCTGGCTGGGACAGGGCGTGATCGTCCTGACGCTGGGTGTGTTCTTCATGCTCGACCACGCGCGGCCGGGGCGTATGCTCCTGGGGCTGCTGCCGCGCCACTGGCAGCCTACCGCCAAGCAGCTTTCCGACGACGTGAGCCGGTCCTTCGGCACCTACCTGCGCGGGCAGCTGCTCACCTCGCTGGCGACGGCGGTCGTGGCGGCGCTGGGGCTGCTGCTGCTCAACGTGCCCAATGCGCTGGCGCTGGGGCTGCTCACCGGCCTGCTCAACCTCGTGCCGGCAGTCGGCATGGTGCTGGCGGCCGTCCCGGTGATCCTTCAGGCGTTGCCGCAGGGCAGCACCACCGTCCTGCTGGTGTGCGGACTGTACTTCATCCTCAACCAGCTCGCCTGGAACGTCATCGCCCCGACCATCATGGGCCGGACCTCGACCCTCAAGCCCGCCGGGATCCTGGTCGCGGTCCTGACCGGGGCCACCCTGGCCGGGTTCCTGGGGGCCTTCCTGGCGATTCCGGCCGCCCTGCTGCTGCAGCTGTGGGTGTCGCGCTACTGGCTGGGCAGCCCCGCCCAGCGCGGCGCGCGCCCCGCCCCCGCCGAACCCGACCACTTCTGGCCGGCGGACGAACCCCCGGACGATACGGAGACGAAGGCGGAAAATGACCGTGACCGGCCGTCCGGCGACCGGGCAGACCCGGCGAGCGATCAGGCCCCGTCGCTGCGCCGCTAG
- a CDS encoding DUF2721 domain-containing protein: MADPVFSVLTAMITPAVLISGAGTLLLSTSNRLGRSTDRVRNLTTRFKLLMGPQGQTEPLAAEEKRLILEQLPRLTRRTRYLHRAMQAFYLSVALLVGTSILIGAQGLSDLRTGALPVILSVVGASMLAYGALLLSFESTLSSQTTRREMRFLEDLGGHYAEQVRRGGQEVGR, translated from the coding sequence ATGGCCGACCCCGTCTTCTCTGTCCTGACGGCGATGATCACGCCCGCCGTGCTCATCAGCGGGGCGGGCACGCTGCTCCTGAGCACCAGCAACCGCCTGGGCCGCAGCACCGACCGCGTGCGCAACCTCACCACCCGGTTCAAGCTGCTGATGGGGCCGCAGGGCCAGACCGAACCCCTGGCCGCCGAGGAAAAACGCCTCATTCTCGAACAGCTGCCGCGCCTGACCCGCCGCACCCGCTACCTGCACCGGGCCATGCAGGCCTTCTACCTGTCGGTGGCGCTGCTGGTCGGCACGAGCATCCTCATCGGCGCGCAGGGCCTGAGCGACCTGCGAACCGGCGCGCTGCCGGTGATCCTGTCGGTCGTGGGCGCGTCCATGCTGGCCTACGGGGCGCTGCTCCTGAGTTTCGAGTCCACCCTGAGCAGCCAGACCACCCGCCGCGAGATGCGGTTTCTGGAAGATCTGGGAGGCCACTACGCCGAACAGGTCCGCCGGGGCGGGCAGGAAGTCGGGCGCTAG
- the dinB gene encoding DNA polymerase IV: MTRKIIHVDMDAFYASVEQRDDPALRGVPLAVAWGGKRSVVLTASYEARPFGVRSAMPLHWALERCPGLRVVPPRFDAYRAVSADLQAIFRSYTPLVEPLSLDEAYLDVTEPLRGGPSATRIAQGLRAEIRSVTGLSATAGVSVNKFLAKLASGLHKPDALTVLLPGQAQTLLPTLPVAAFHGIGPATAARLAAQGIHTGADLRAASPERLARLFGKQGEHFWRVAHGEDDRPVQPGRAHQSIGAETTFADDLRAPDEVVRALGELAPTVEGRLHAAGLAARTVILKLRFADRAVLTRRLTLTYPVQAAADLHACAARLVTPGLFAGREVRLVGLTAAGLGPPMAAPPGLFAP; this comes from the coding sequence ATGACCCGCAAGATCATTCACGTCGATATGGACGCCTTCTACGCCTCGGTCGAGCAGCGCGACGACCCGGCGCTGCGCGGCGTGCCGCTGGCGGTGGCGTGGGGCGGCAAGCGCAGCGTGGTCCTCACGGCGAGCTACGAGGCGCGGCCCTTCGGCGTGCGCAGCGCTATGCCCCTGCACTGGGCGCTGGAACGCTGTCCGGGGCTGCGGGTCGTGCCGCCGCGCTTCGACGCCTACCGCGCCGTGAGCGCCGACCTTCAGGCCATCTTCCGGTCGTACACGCCGCTCGTCGAGCCGCTCTCGCTCGACGAGGCGTACCTGGACGTGACCGAGCCCCTGCGCGGCGGTCCCAGCGCCACGCGCATCGCCCAGGGCCTGCGCGCCGAGATCCGCTCTGTCACGGGCCTGAGCGCCACGGCCGGCGTCAGCGTGAACAAGTTTCTCGCCAAGCTCGCCAGCGGCCTGCACAAACCCGACGCCCTGACCGTGCTGCTGCCCGGGCAGGCGCAGACGCTGCTGCCCACGCTGCCGGTCGCGGCCTTTCACGGCATCGGGCCGGCGACGGCCGCGCGGCTGGCGGCCCAGGGCATCCATACCGGGGCCGACCTGCGCGCGGCGTCGCCGGAGCGGCTCGCGCGGCTGTTCGGCAAGCAGGGCGAGCATTTCTGGCGCGTCGCCCACGGCGAGGACGACCGGCCCGTGCAGCCGGGGCGCGCCCACCAGAGCATCGGCGCCGAAACGACCTTCGCGGACGACCTGCGCGCGCCCGATGAGGTCGTGCGCGCGCTGGGCGAACTGGCCCCCACCGTCGAGGGCCGCCTGCACGCGGCCGGTCTGGCGGCCCGCACCGTGATTCTCAAGCTGCGCTTCGCCGACCGCGCAGTCCTGACCCGCCGCCTCACGCTGACCTACCCGGTGCAGGCCGCCGCCGACCTGCACGCCTGCGCGGCCCGGCTGGTCACGCCCGGCCTGTTCGCGGGGCGTGAGGTGCGCCTCGTGGGCCTGACCGCCGCCGGTCTGGGGCCGCCCATGGCCGCGCCGCCGGGGCTGTTCGCGCCCTAG